A window of Garciella nitratireducens DSM 15102 contains these coding sequences:
- a CDS encoding RnfABCDGE type electron transport complex subunit B, with amino-acid sequence MLEQILWPVASLGGMGLILGGILAYASKIFAVETDPRISQVRDALPGANCGACGYPGCDGCAAAIVAGEAPVNACPVGGVSTAENISAIMGIEPDKSERKIARVICNGTYENAKKKFEYQGIRDCRAAVNVQGGDKGCPYGCLGLGTCEKLCPFDAIHVNEQGVAEVDEKKCTACGVCVAVCPKNVIELIPESREVRVLCNSKDKGKEVKSNCSVGCIGCQICVKSCPFDAMEFKDHLAHINYDKCTNCMICAEKCPTGAIYANFANRKKASIDKEKCIGCTICKKNCPVEAIEGELKQTHQVLQDKCVGCGVCAEKCPKDAIRLQ; translated from the coding sequence ATGTTAGAACAAATTCTTTGGCCAGTAGCTAGCCTGGGGGGAATGGGACTTATTCTTGGAGGAATTTTAGCTTATGCTTCTAAGATATTTGCTGTAGAGACAGATCCTAGAATTTCTCAAGTTAGAGATGCTTTACCAGGTGCCAATTGTGGTGCTTGTGGATATCCTGGTTGTGATGGTTGTGCAGCAGCAATTGTTGCTGGAGAAGCCCCTGTGAATGCTTGTCCTGTAGGAGGTGTTTCTACTGCAGAAAATATTTCTGCTATCATGGGGATAGAACCAGATAAATCTGAAAGAAAAATAGCAAGAGTAATTTGTAACGGAACTTATGAAAATGCAAAGAAGAAATTTGAATATCAAGGAATTAGAGATTGTAGAGCAGCAGTTAATGTACAAGGTGGGGACAAAGGATGTCCTTATGGATGTTTAGGATTAGGAACTTGTGAGAAACTTTGTCCTTTTGATGCAATTCATGTAAATGAACAAGGAGTTGCAGAAGTGGATGAAAAAAAATGCACAGCTTGTGGAGTATGTGTCGCAGTTTGTCCTAAAAATGTTATAGAATTAATCCCCGAATCTAGGGAAGTAAGAGTATTGTGTAATTCAAAAGATAAAGGAAAAGAAGTAAAAAGTAATTGTTCTGTAGGTTGTATAGGTTGTCAAATTTGCGTGAAATCTTGTCCTTTTGATGCGATGGAATTTAAAGATCATTTAGCTCATATTAATTATGATAAATGTACTAATTGCATGATATGTGCAGAAAAATGTCCGACAGGTGCAATTTATGCAAATTTTGCAAATCGTAAAAAAGCATCGATAGATAAAGAAAAATGCATTGGTTGTACTATATGTAAGAAAAATTGTCCGGTAGAGGCAATTGAAGGAGAATTAAAGCAGACCCATCAAGTTTTGCAAGATAAATGTGTAGGCTGTGGAGTATGTGCAGAAAAATGTCCTAAAGATGCTATTAGATTACAGTAG
- the rsxA gene encoding electron transport complex subunit RsxA: MTHLLIILFAGIFVNNYVLVQFLGICPFLGVSKQVETALGMGMAVTFVMGVASAVTWIVQEFILVPLGIEYMQTIAFILVIASLVQFVEMVIQKSSPTLYQALGVFLPLITTNCAVLGAAILNIDSEYNLIEAIVNGIGSALGFTLAIVLIAGIRERLAISSVPKALEGFPIALLTAGLMSIAFMGFQGLL; encoded by the coding sequence ATGACTCATTTATTGATTATATTATTTGCTGGTATTTTTGTAAATAACTATGTATTAGTTCAATTCTTAGGTATTTGTCCTTTTCTTGGAGTTTCTAAGCAAGTAGAAACTGCATTGGGAATGGGAATGGCAGTAACTTTTGTTATGGGGGTTGCCTCTGCTGTTACTTGGATAGTACAAGAATTTATTTTAGTACCATTAGGGATTGAATACATGCAAACAATTGCTTTTATTTTAGTTATTGCATCTTTAGTACAATTTGTAGAGATGGTAATTCAAAAAAGTAGTCCTACCCTTTATCAAGCATTAGGAGTTTTTCTCCCATTAATTACCACTAATTGTGCTGTTTTAGGAGCTGCTATATTAAATATTGATTCAGAATATAATTTGATTGAAGCTATTGTAAATGGAATAGGGAGTGCATTAGGATTTACTTTGGCTATTGTACTGATAGCTGGAATAAGAGAGCGTTTAGCGATTTCTTCTGTACCTAAAGCTTTAGAAGGATTTCCTATTGCGCTTTTGACAGCAGGATTAATGTCTATCGCATTTATGGGATTTCAAGGATTATTATAA
- the rsxE gene encoding electron transport complex subunit RsxE: MNFFKIIKNGIFNENPIFRLLIGMCPTLAVTTAATNGVGMGLSTTVVLVCSNVVISLFRKVIPDKIRIPAYIVVIATFVTIVQMILQAFIPSLYEALGLYIPLIVVNCIILGRAEAFASKNGVLNSFADGIGMGLGFTVALTILGSIREILGAGTIFGASLFGEAFEPIGMMIMPPGAFLTLGLLIGFINKLTEKKA; the protein is encoded by the coding sequence GTGAATTTTTTTAAGATTATAAAGAATGGTATTTTCAATGAAAATCCAATTTTTAGATTGCTAATAGGGATGTGTCCAACGTTAGCAGTTACTACTGCAGCAACGAATGGTGTAGGAATGGGATTGTCTACTACAGTAGTATTAGTTTGCTCCAATGTCGTTATCTCTTTATTCAGAAAGGTCATTCCAGATAAAATAAGAATTCCTGCATATATTGTTGTAATTGCTACTTTTGTAACCATTGTACAAATGATCTTACAAGCCTTTATTCCTAGTTTATATGAGGCATTAGGGTTATATATTCCTTTGATTGTTGTAAATTGTATTATTTTAGGTAGAGCAGAAGCTTTTGCATCTAAAAATGGGGTATTAAATTCTTTTGCTGATGGAATTGGAATGGGATTAGGCTTTACTGTTGCGCTTACTATTTTAGGAAGCATTAGGGAGATTTTAGGAGCAGGAACTATTTTTGGTGCGTCATTATTTGGAGAGGCTTTTGAACCAATAGGAATGATGATCATGCCTCCAGGTGCATTTTTAACTTTAGGGTTATTAATAGGCTTTATTAATAAACTTACTGAGAAGAAAGCTTAA
- a CDS encoding RnfABCDGE type electron transport complex subunit G, with protein MRDIFKLGSILFIITAVAAVLLGFTNMATSKVIAEREKQERAEALQVVLKEASEFEIVEELPLDGTIISEINVGKTNGKIVGYTFNVLPTGYGGEINMLVGISSEGKLTGIEILAHNETPGLGAKAVEPEFKNQFLGKSVDSSLNLVKGSAAAENEIQAISGATITSTAVTDAVNAAIDLYNRSLK; from the coding sequence ATGCGTGATATTTTTAAATTAGGTAGTATTTTATTTATTATTACAGCGGTAGCAGCAGTTCTCCTAGGTTTTACCAATATGGCTACTTCAAAAGTGATAGCGGAAAGGGAGAAACAGGAAAGAGCAGAGGCATTACAAGTGGTATTGAAGGAAGCTTCTGAATTTGAAATAGTAGAAGAACTTCCATTAGATGGAACGATTATTTCAGAGATAAATGTTGGAAAAACAAATGGAAAAATTGTAGGGTATACTTTTAATGTGTTACCAACTGGTTATGGTGGAGAAATCAATATGTTAGTTGGGATTTCTTCTGAAGGAAAATTAACAGGAATTGAAATTTTAGCACATAATGAAACACCAGGGCTAGGAGCTAAGGCAGTAGAACCAGAATTTAAAAATCAATTTCTTGGAAAGTCTGTAGATTCTTCTTTAAATCTTGTAAAGGGATCTGCAGCGGCAGAAAATGAAATTCAAGCTATTAGTGGAGCAACAATCACATCAACGGCTGTAACAGATGCAGTAAATGCTGCGATTGATTTATATAATAGATCGTTGAAATAA
- a CDS encoding RnfABCDGE type electron transport complex subunit D yields the protein MSDVYLKASSSPHIRAKKDVRVIMRDVVIALLPALIVSIYYFGMDALILTLISVFTAVISETLIEKIMKKPITINDWSAVVTGMLLAFNLPSTAPWWLAVIGSAFAILIVKHAFGGLGQNFVNPALAARAFLLSSWGTRMTAFEWPDIVGTATPLGMLATGEGQLPSYLDLFLGNVAGCLGETSAIALLLGGCYLLYRKVITWKIPVVYLATVGVITFIVGSDPIYHLLSGGLMLGAIFMATDYATSPSTSKGQIIYALGCGILTSIIRLWGGYPEGVSYSILLMNVATPIIDKFMVPKVYGEVKSNA from the coding sequence ATGAGTGATGTATATTTAAAGGCGTCATCTTCTCCACATATACGAGCGAAGAAAGATGTGCGTGTTATTATGAGAGATGTAGTAATAGCTTTATTACCTGCACTGATTGTTAGTATATATTATTTTGGAATGGATGCATTAATATTAACTTTAATATCAGTATTTACAGCTGTGATATCTGAAACATTGATAGAAAAAATAATGAAAAAGCCAATAACAATTAACGATTGGAGTGCTGTAGTGACAGGGATGTTACTGGCTTTTAACTTGCCATCAACGGCACCATGGTGGTTAGCTGTGATTGGTTCTGCTTTTGCGATATTGATTGTAAAGCATGCTTTTGGTGGACTTGGACAAAATTTTGTAAATCCTGCTTTAGCAGCTAGAGCATTTTTGCTTTCTTCTTGGGGAACTAGAATGACTGCTTTTGAGTGGCCAGATATTGTAGGAACGGCTACTCCATTAGGAATGTTGGCAACAGGAGAAGGACAATTACCTTCTTATTTAGATTTATTTTTAGGAAACGTTGCGGGATGTTTGGGGGAAACTTCTGCTATTGCTTTATTATTAGGAGGATGTTACTTACTATATAGAAAAGTAATTACTTGGAAAATTCCTGTGGTATATTTAGCTACTGTTGGAGTGATCACCTTTATAGTTGGCAGCGATCCTATTTATCATTTATTATCTGGAGGACTTATGCTTGGAGCTATTTTTATGGCAACAGATTATGCCACTTCTCCGTCTACTTCAAAGGGGCAAATTATTTATGCTTTAGGTTGTGGCATTTTAACAAGTATTATTAGGTTATGGGGAGGATATCCGGAAGGGGTTTCTTATTCTATTTTACTTATGAATGTAGCGACTCCAATCATTGATAAGTTTATGGTACCCAAGGTTTATGGCGAGGTGAAGTCTAATGCGTGA
- the rsxC gene encoding electron transport complex subunit RsxC, whose amino-acid sequence MKEATFHGGIHPSYFKDYTKDKVIKKAAPPKTVVIPMQQHIGAPCEPLVKKGDEVKLGQKIGDSKGFVSAPIHASVSGKVVAVEPRFHNSGKKVLSVVIESDGLDTLHESIKSPGKLKDLSSEKIKTLIRESGIVGLGGATFPTQVKLSPPPEKKIEAVILNGAECEPYLTADHRLMVERPEEIVFGLKVILKALNVEKGYIGIEDNKPDAIEAIKKVVENDSNIVIYKLHTKYPQGAEKQLIKAITGKEVPSGGLPADVGVVVQNVGTAAAIGNTIKTGIPLIERVVTITGSGIKEPQNLLVRLGVPIKDIIEQCGGFSENPGKIIMGGPMMGVAQFTTEIPVVKGTSGILVLNKEDSKLPEPFNCIRCGKCVEVCPMNLMPLYISSYTLHEMYDKAEEFHAMDCIECGSCSYICPSRRPLVESIRLAKEEIKSQKSKA is encoded by the coding sequence ATAAAAGAAGCAACCTTTCATGGAGGAATTCATCCTTCTTATTTTAAAGATTATACTAAAGATAAAGTGATAAAAAAGGCTGCACCACCCAAGACGGTAGTTATACCAATGCAACAACATATTGGTGCTCCTTGTGAGCCACTTGTAAAAAAAGGAGATGAGGTAAAATTAGGTCAAAAGATAGGAGATTCTAAGGGATTTGTATCTGCACCTATTCATGCTAGTGTATCTGGAAAAGTAGTAGCAGTGGAACCAAGATTTCATAATAGTGGGAAAAAAGTATTATCTGTTGTAATCGAATCAGATGGGCTTGATACTTTACATGAGTCCATTAAATCTCCGGGAAAACTGAAAGATCTTTCTTCTGAAAAGATAAAAACATTAATTCGTGAATCGGGAATTGTTGGATTAGGTGGGGCAACTTTTCCAACCCAAGTAAAATTATCTCCACCTCCTGAGAAAAAGATTGAAGCAGTGATATTAAATGGAGCAGAGTGTGAGCCATACTTAACAGCAGATCATCGACTTATGGTAGAAAGACCAGAAGAAATTGTCTTTGGATTAAAGGTTATTTTAAAGGCCCTTAATGTAGAAAAGGGATACATTGGTATCGAAGATAATAAACCTGATGCTATTGAAGCCATTAAAAAAGTTGTTGAAAATGATTCCAATATTGTGATTTATAAGTTACATACAAAGTATCCACAAGGGGCAGAAAAGCAATTAATTAAAGCGATAACTGGAAAAGAAGTTCCTTCAGGAGGGTTGCCAGCAGATGTAGGAGTTGTGGTTCAAAATGTGGGAACGGCAGCAGCAATTGGAAATACTATTAAAACAGGAATACCTTTAATAGAAAGAGTTGTTACTATTACTGGTAGTGGAATTAAAGAGCCTCAAAATTTATTAGTAAGATTGGGAGTGCCAATAAAAGATATTATTGAGCAATGTGGTGGATTTTCTGAAAATCCAGGAAAAATAATTATGGGTGGTCCAATGATGGGGGTAGCTCAATTTACTACGGAAATTCCTGTGGTAAAAGGGACATCTGGCATATTGGTACTAAATAAAGAGGATTCCAAGTTACCAGAGCCTTTTAATTGTATTCGTTGTGGTAAGTGTGTAGAGGTTTGCCCAATGAATTTAATGCCTTTGTATATTTCATCTTATACATTACATGAAATGTATGATAAAGCAGAAGAATTTCATGCAATGGATTGTATTGAATGTGGGTCTTGCTCTTATATTTGTCCTTCGAGAAGACCTTTGGTAGAGTCAATTCGTTTAGCAAAAGAGGAAATTAAGTCACAAAAAAGTAAAGCTTAA
- the moaC gene encoding cyclic pyranopterin monophosphate synthase MoaC, which translates to MMSSFTHLNEQGRARMVNVSEKTDTEREAVACSSVFMKPSTLQKIKEGTMKKGDVLSVAQVGGIMGAKKTSDLIPMCHNIFITGVDISFQLNEKKGEIYIEARVKSTGKTGVEMEALTAVSITALTIYDMCKSIDKEMIISEITLLEKSGGKSGYYKKRR; encoded by the coding sequence ATTATGTCAAGTTTTACTCATTTAAATGAACAAGGAAGAGCTAGAATGGTAAATGTAAGTGAAAAAACTGATACAGAGCGAGAAGCAGTTGCTTGTAGTTCAGTTTTTATGAAACCTTCTACATTACAAAAGATTAAAGAAGGAACAATGAAAAAAGGAGATGTATTATCTGTAGCTCAAGTAGGGGGAATTATGGGAGCAAAAAAAACCAGTGATCTGATTCCAATGTGTCACAATATATTTATTACAGGAGTTGATATTTCTTTTCAATTGAATGAGAAAAAAGGAGAAATCTATATAGAAGCACGAGTAAAAAGTACAGGGAAAACAGGTGTAGAAATGGAAGCTTTAACCGCAGTATCTATAACAGCTCTTACAATTTATGATATGTGCAAATCTATAGATAAAGAAATGATTATTTCTGAGATTACTCTTTTAGAAAAATCGGGAGGAAAATCAGGATATTATAAAAAAAGAAGATAA
- a CDS encoding alpha/beta-type small acid-soluble spore protein, producing the protein MANNNTGKNQIQIPEAKKAMEQFKMEVANELGIANYDTVDKGNLTARQNGYVGGNMVKKMIQTIEQQNFK; encoded by the coding sequence ATGGCCAATAATAATACTGGGAAAAATCAAATTCAAATTCCTGAAGCTAAAAAGGCTATGGAGCAATTTAAAATGGAAGTAGCCAATGAATTAGGAATTGCTAATTACGATACAGTAGATAAAGGAAATTTAACTGCTCGTCAAAATGGTTATGTTGGTGGAAATATGGTGAAGAAAATGATTCAAACCATTGAGCAACAAAATTTTAAATAA